The proteins below are encoded in one region of Delphinus delphis chromosome 4, mDelDel1.2, whole genome shotgun sequence:
- the LOC132423906 gene encoding LOW QUALITY PROTEIN: farnesyl pyrophosphate synthase-like (The sequence of the model RefSeq protein was modified relative to this genomic sequence to represent the inferred CDS: inserted 2 bases in 1 codon; substituted 1 base at 1 genomic stop codon) codes for MKWDASGRQLEGYRNPGELEGPGFPVLVGEGPIVLQYDLILISYIRSGSGSQKGHTVKYWELGLQHMHFDVGGDEDTPGALKIPLNNCLTLGQIKTYSDNQQLASGNRVFYSSLRIDGDQKLDVYAERQDFIQHLFQIVKVLTEEDTGHPETGDAIARLKEVLEYCAIRGKYLWGLTVLVAFWELSEPRKQDADSLRWAMTEGWCVELLQAFLLVSDNLMDAFFTRGGQICWYQKPGIGLAAIHDAFLLEACIYHLLKLCCWEQPYYLNLIELFLQSPYQTEIGQTLDLITAPQDSVDLGRFTEKRYRSIVKYKTAFYSFCLPVAAAMYVVDIDGKKEHTDAKKILLEMGEFFRIXDDNLDLFGDPSVMGKIGTDIQDNKCSWLVAQCLPRASPDQCQILQENFGXAEKVARVKAPDEEMNLLAVFMQHKEDSYSYLMGLTEEYAVPLSPATILGPAHEIYKQKKSPRDSGGGRGGSPKIIV; via the exons ATGAAGTGGGATGCTAGCGGAAGGCAGTTGGAAGGCTacaggaacccaggagaactaGAAGGACCTGGATTTCCAG TCCTAGTGGGCGAGGGGCCCATcgtactccagtatgacctcatcttaattagcTACATCCGCAGTGGCTCTGGTTCCCAGAAAGGCCACACTGTGaagtactgggagttaggacttcagcatatgcaTTTTG ACGTTGGGGGAGATGAAGACACCCCTGGAGCCCTCAAGATTCCACTGAATAATTGCTTGACACTCGG GCAGATTAAGACCTACAGTGACAATCAGCAACTGGCATCCGGGAACAGAGTATTTTACTCCTCCCTCAGAATAGATGGAGACCAGAAATTGGACGTTTATGCAGAAAGGCAGGATTTCATCCAGCACTTATTCCAGATTGTCAAGGTGCTGACTGAGGAGGACACTGGGCACCCAGAGACAGGAGATGCTATTGCCCGACTCAAGGAGGTCCTGGAGTACTGTGCCATCCGAGGCAAGTACCTTTGGGGTTTGACGGTGCTGGTAGCATTCTGGGAGCTGTCGGAGCCCAGGAAGCAAGATGCTGACAGTCTCCGGTGGGCCATGACTGAGGGCTGGTGCGTGGAACTGCTCCAAGCCTTCCTCTTGGTGTCAGACAACCTCATGGATGCGTTCTTCACCCGAGGGGGGCAGATCTGCTGGTATCAGAAGCCAGGCATAGGTTTGGCTGCCATTCATGATGCTTTCCTCTTGGAGGCGTGTATCTACCACCTGCTGAAGCTCTGCTGCTGGGAGCAGCCCTATTACCTGAACCTGATCGAGCTCTTCCTACAGAGTCCTTATCAGACTGAGATCGGACAGACCCTGGACCTCATCACAGCCCCCCAGGACAGTGTGGATCTTGGCAGATTCACTGAAAAGAGGTACAGATCTATTGTCAAATACAAGACAGCTTTCTACTCCTTCTGTCTTCCTGTAGCTGCTGCCATGTATGTGGTGGACATTGACGGGAAGAAGGAGCATACCGATGCCAAGAAGATCCTGCTGGAGATGGGAGAGTTCTTTCGGATTTAGGATGATAACCTCGATCTCTTTGGGGACCCCAGTGTGATGGGCAAGATCGGCACTGACATCCAGGACAACAAGTGCAGCTGGCTGGTGGCTCAGTGTTTGCCACGGGCCTCTCCGGACCAGTGCCAGATCCTGCAGGAGAACTTTGG GGCCGAGAAGGTGGCCCGGGTGAAGGCGCCAGACGAGGAGATGAATCTGCTGGCTGTGTTTATGCAGCACAAGGAGGACAGTTACAGCTACCTTATGGGTCTCACGGAGGAGTATGCTGTGCCCCTGTCCCCAGCCACCATCCTGGGGCCAGCACACGAGATCTACAAGCAGAAAAAGTCACCTAGAGActcggggggggggaggggcggctcTCCAAAAATTATTGTCTAA